Proteins found in one Aethina tumida isolate Nest 87 chromosome 1, icAetTumi1.1, whole genome shotgun sequence genomic segment:
- the LOC109609344 gene encoding 1,5-anhydro-D-fructose reductase: MFLKIIPVCAILLCIIEVQGNEVTYVTLNVGTKMPTLGLGTALAFDKEVENAIDVALEAGYRHIDTATVYQNEEAIGRALNRWISSGKVNRSELFIVTKLPPYALRPENVEDLLKQSLKKLQLDYVDLYLIHHPFGLKYPTGNFSFSSAELDPTTDHVAVWKKLEEQVDKGLTKAIGVSNFNISQITKILDNSRIKPSNLQIECHLYLQQNELVDFCKKNDIAVTAYSPLGSPGLDRNPAFVKIKVPEILNNPVVIKIAEKHKKSPAQVLLRFTIQRGLIAIPKSTNPKRIKENIDIFDFALDEEDVKALSELNKDTRIIDFTHNKNVKSHPEYPF, encoded by the exons atgtttttgaaaattattcctGTTTGTGCGATATTATTATGCATAATTGAAGTCCAAGGAAATGAAGTCACCTATGTCACACTTAATGTTGGTACTAAAATGCCTACTTTGGGTCTAGGAACCGCTCTA GCTTTTGACAAAGAAGTGGAAAATGCTATAGATGTAGCCCTAGAAGCAGGTTACAGACACATCGACACTGCCACCGTTTATCAAAATGAAGAGGCTATTGGCAGAGCTCTAAACCGATGGATATCTTCCGGCAAAGTTAAca GAAGTGAATTGTTCATTGTGACGAAATTACCTCCATACGCACTGAGGCCCGAAAATGTGGAGGATTTGCTTAAACAGTCGTTGAAGAAACTGCAACTGGACTATGTAGATCTTTACCTCATCCACCATCCTTTTGGACTGAAGTATCCTACCGGAAATTTCAGCTTCTCCAGCGCCGAGCTGGACCCGACCACCGATCATGTGGCTGTTTGGAAG aaattggAGGAGCAAGTTGACAAAGGACTTACTAAAGCGATTGGAGTTTCTAACTTCAACATTTCACAGATCACCAAAATTTTGGACAATTCGAGAATCAAGCCTAGTAACTTGCAAATCGAATGTCATTTATATTTGCAGCAAAATGAATTGGTTGACTTTTGCAAAAAGAACGACATTGCTGTTACCGCATACTCTCCATTGGGTTCGCCGGGTTTGGACAGGAACCCCGCGTTTGTGAAGat TAAAGTTcctgaaattttgaataacccggttgtaattaaaattgctgAAAAACACAAGAAGTCTCCAGCTCAAGTTTTGTTAAGATTTACAATACAAAGAGGTCTGATCGCCATTCCTAAGAGTACTAATCCAAAGAGGATAAAGGAAAATATCGACATTTTTGATTTTGCTTTAGATGAAGAGGATGTTAAAGCACTTAGCGAACTCAACAAAGACACAAGAATTATTGATTTCACTCATAACAAAAA cgtTAAATCACATCCAGAATATCCGTTTTAG
- the LOC109609343 gene encoding 1,5-anhydro-D-fructose reductase has translation MLKPTNLFTKTLFPVFCILLNSSFICATVSKYVILNDNAKMPNIGLGTWQANSDLLEKALDIALDAGYRHFDTATVYGNEKSIGKVLNKWLTTGKVNRSDLFIVTKLPNIGMRPEHVEYFLNKSLTDLQIDYVDLYLIHGPFGMKYLEGELHSYKPDGSIDIDPTTDHIAIWKKMEEQVDKGRARSIGLSNFNISQITRILNNSRIKPSNLQIEIHAYHQQNELVDFCKSHNISVTAYSPFGNPSIGKYFQSLGVDVVLPDILGNPVILEIAQKHNKTAAQVVLRQHLQRGLIIIPKSTNEKRIRENINVYDFELDEQDLSKLAKLDKKIRIINFKHRKGLENHPEYPFADELL, from the exons atgttaaaaccTACCAATCTATTTACGAAAACATTATTTCCtgttttttgtatattgttaaatagttcCTTTATTTGTGCAACtgtttcaaaatatgttattcTTAATGACAATGCAAAAATGCCAAACATTGGTCTCGGAACCTGGCAG GCAAACAGTGATTTGTTGGAAAAAGCTTTGGATATAGCCCTCGATGCTGGATACCGACATTTCGACACTGCAACAGTCTATGGCAACGAAAAATCTATTGGAAAAGTGTTAAACAAATGGCTGACCACCGGAAAAGTGAATA GAAGTGATCTTTTTATTGTCACAAAGCTCCCTAATATTGGAATGAGGCCCGAACATGTGGAATACTTTCTGAATAAATCATTAACCGACCTACAAATAGACTATGTGgatctttatttaatacacGGACCATTCGGAATGAAATACCTCGAAGGTGAACTGCATTCGTACAAACCTGATGGCAGCATCGATATAGACCCCACAACCGACCACATAGCCATTTGGAAGAAAATGGAGGAACAAGTGGACAAAGGGCGCGCCAGGAGCATAGGACTTTCAAACTTTAACATATCGCAAATCACGagaattttgaacaattccAGAATTAAACCGAGCAACCTTCAAATAGAAATTCACGCGTACCATCAACAGAACGAACTTGTTGACTTTTGCAAGAGTCACAATATTTCGGTTACGGCCTATTCGCCATTTGGAAATCCGTCGATCGGAAAGTATTTCCAATCCCTCGGCGTGga TGTTGTTTTACCAGACATTTTGGGAAACCCGGTGATTCTGGAAATCGCTCAGAAGCATAACAAAACCGCCGCCCAAGTGGTTTTGAGGCAACACCTACAAAGAGGTCTGATAATAATACCAAAAAGCACAAATGAGAAGAGGATACGCGAAAATATAAACGTTTATGACTTCGAACTAGATGAACAGGATTTATCTAAGCTCGCCAAActggataaaaaaattaggatAATAAACTTTAAGCACAGAAAAGG acTTGAAAATCATCCTGAATACCCGTTTGCCGATGAATTGCTGTAA